One region of Mucilaginibacter sp. 14171R-50 genomic DNA includes:
- a CDS encoding HAMP domain-containing sensor histidine kinase, which produces MNPYQQKRLWKYFLLAFAVVIASGSVFYTSYLVKNIAHSERTRAQVWALSMKQIGNTYDNDFLSYVLSVRDSLIVPAIVTDAKGDFLFTRGLDSTKTFINLDKEELKSQKKKFDLQYFKDELAYMKKQHEPIRLTTVFNEPWLVYYKDSPLLTQLKIFPYIQLSVIAIFLLVAYTAFSSSRKSEQNQVWVGLAKETAHQLGTPISSLMAWIEVMKEKFNAEDDPLMAEMENDVKRLEIVADRFSKIGSKPKLDEHPVYDVVKDFVDYFRVRASNRITFELTGNRRLTAGLNIPLFDWVLENLLKNAVNAIEGTGTIRVSVTGNKPKKLIFIDITDTGKGIARSKFDTVFQPGYTTRQRGWGLGLSLTKRIIQNYHDGQIFIKESELGKGTTFRIVLKTIKYDKQAKL; this is translated from the coding sequence ATGAACCCGTATCAACAAAAACGCCTTTGGAAATATTTTTTGCTTGCCTTTGCCGTGGTTATTGCCAGCGGGTCGGTTTTTTATACCAGCTATCTTGTAAAAAATATTGCACACAGCGAACGTACGCGGGCCCAGGTATGGGCATTAAGTATGAAACAGATAGGTAACACATACGATAATGACTTCTTGTCGTACGTTTTATCTGTACGCGATAGCCTTATTGTGCCCGCCATTGTTACCGATGCGAAAGGCGACTTTTTGTTTACCCGGGGATTAGATTCGACTAAAACATTCATCAATCTGGATAAAGAGGAGCTCAAGAGCCAGAAAAAGAAATTCGACCTGCAGTATTTTAAAGATGAGCTGGCTTACATGAAAAAGCAGCACGAGCCCATAAGGCTTACAACTGTTTTTAACGAACCGTGGCTTGTGTATTATAAAGATTCGCCCCTGCTAACGCAGTTAAAAATATTCCCCTATATACAGTTATCGGTTATCGCCATATTTTTATTAGTTGCTTATACGGCGTTCAGTTCTTCGCGCAAATCCGAGCAAAACCAGGTATGGGTAGGCCTGGCTAAAGAGACCGCTCACCAACTGGGAACCCCCATATCATCGTTAATGGCCTGGATTGAGGTGATGAAAGAAAAATTCAATGCTGAGGACGACCCGCTTATGGCCGAAATGGAGAACGATGTAAAGCGGCTTGAGATAGTAGCCGACCGTTTTTCGAAGATCGGGTCGAAACCAAAGCTGGATGAACACCCGGTTTACGATGTAGTAAAAGATTTTGTAGACTATTTCAGGGTGCGGGCGAGCAACCGGATCACGTTTGAACTGACAGGCAACCGCCGTTTAACCGCCGGACTGAACATCCCCTTGTTTGATTGGGTTTTGGAAAACCTGCTGAAAAACGCAGTGAATGCGATTGAAGGCACCGGGACCATAAGGGTATCCGTAACGGGCAACAAACCAAAAAAACTGATATTTATTGATATTACCGATACCGGCAAAGGCATAGCGCGCTCAAAGTTTGATACGGTTTTTCAGCCGGGTTATACTACAAGGCAGCGCGGCTGGGGGCTGGGCCTGTCGTTAACAAAACGCATTATACAAAATTACCACGACGGGCAGATCTTTATTAAAGAGTCTGAGCTGGGTAAGGGTACCACATTTAGGATAGTTTTAAAAACAATAAAGTATGATAAGCAAGCCAAACTCTGA
- a CDS encoding DUF2911 domain-containing protein, with amino-acid sequence MKKYFKGVITMLLACATIIASAQDKPRIPEASSTQTIIQDFGLGKITITYSRPNVKGRKIFGGINPYGEVWRTGANAATTITFSEDVLVEGNKVPAGTYALFSIPEPNSWTIILNKTAKQWGAYDYKKADDLLRFTVKPITVKEKRETFTIAFANSTTKTTDLYIIWDHTAVPIHMQTDDDAQITANIDKLMQGDVKKRPYFNAIQYYYENDKDLKKAMQWVLEAEKLEPNGPWYKLWKARIQLKTGDKAAAVATAQEGVRLAKASNDDEYVRLNEAVIAQAKE; translated from the coding sequence ATGAAAAAATATTTTAAAGGTGTTATAACCATGCTGTTGGCATGTGCTACCATAATTGCTTCTGCGCAGGACAAGCCGCGTATCCCCGAAGCCAGTTCAACCCAAACTATTATACAGGATTTCGGGTTGGGAAAAATTACGATAACCTACTCGCGCCCCAACGTTAAAGGCCGTAAAATATTTGGCGGCATAAACCCATATGGCGAAGTATGGCGCACCGGCGCAAACGCTGCCACTACCATAACCTTTAGCGAAGATGTATTGGTTGAAGGCAACAAAGTGCCCGCAGGCACGTATGCCCTTTTCAGCATCCCGGAGCCAAATAGCTGGACCATTATCTTAAATAAAACGGCTAAACAATGGGGTGCTTACGACTATAAAAAAGCCGATGACCTTTTACGTTTTACCGTAAAGCCTATAACAGTTAAAGAAAAACGCGAAACCTTTACTATTGCGTTTGCTAACTCAACCACTAAAACAACCGACCTGTATATTATATGGGACCATACCGCGGTTCCTATTCATATGCAAACAGACGATGATGCGCAGATAACTGCCAACATTGATAAGTTGATGCAGGGGGATGTTAAGAAACGCCCTTATTTTAACGCCATACAGTATTACTACGAAAATGATAAAGACCTTAAAAAAGCTATGCAATGGGTGCTTGAAGCTGAAAAGCTTGAGCCAAACGGCCCGTGGTATAAATTATGGAAGGCACGCATACAATTGAAAACTGGCGATAAAGCAGCGGCTGTTGCAACCGCCCAGGAGGGTGTAAGGTTAGCCAAAGCCAGCAACGATGATGAATATGTACGCCTGAACGAAGCCGTAATAGCCCAGGCTAAAGAATAA
- a CDS encoding glycosyltransferase: MIHNRNILCISGTEWNGNYIKAVVELMKVLSASNRVLFVENAYTYKDALAGVRDKDKIDFAKAFGLKSRIKTIPTDNGGRVYVLFPPLVFPVNFLPNGLLYNNLLKFNGWLLRRSIKKALKQLEMQHELINFTSFNPGMGVITGRTFNEKTLIYHCYDEIKGAPSWLSKHGLRLEAAFMKMADAVIVTSKGLYDSKKDFCKQCFIVKNAVKVDLFRKGFNNTPNHAKMVIGYVGTVDDRSDYDLLQHLFTHMPHAEFVFVGRTLSERGEAILKKYPNVKVEGPKAPEQLPAYLQAFSVGIIPFVKDDFTKGIYPMKINEYLAAGLPVVSTNFGDIADFSNLIKITDDKEAFLQYVLSEMTEDTPEKRQARLKTAESNTWHKRAEEISAVIERVEEGLK, encoded by the coding sequence ATGATACACAACCGCAATATTTTGTGCATAAGCGGAACCGAATGGAACGGTAATTACATTAAGGCTGTTGTTGAGCTCATGAAAGTTCTTTCGGCAAGTAACAGGGTATTATTTGTAGAGAACGCTTATACTTATAAAGATGCCCTTGCCGGTGTAAGAGATAAGGACAAAATAGACTTTGCAAAGGCGTTTGGCTTAAAAAGCCGTATAAAAACAATACCAACCGATAACGGGGGCCGGGTGTATGTACTCTTCCCGCCCCTGGTGTTCCCTGTAAATTTTCTGCCAAACGGCCTACTGTATAACAACCTGCTGAAGTTTAATGGCTGGCTTTTGCGGCGCAGTATAAAAAAAGCGTTAAAGCAGCTGGAAATGCAGCACGAGCTAATCAATTTCACATCATTTAACCCGGGCATGGGCGTTATAACCGGCCGCACCTTTAACGAAAAAACACTGATATACCATTGTTATGACGAAATTAAGGGCGCCCCATCATGGCTAAGCAAACATGGCCTTAGGCTCGAGGCTGCATTTATGAAAATGGCCGACGCGGTTATTGTAACTTCAAAGGGCCTTTATGACAGCAAGAAAGACTTTTGTAAACAATGCTTTATAGTAAAGAATGCCGTAAAGGTTGATCTGTTCAGGAAAGGCTTTAACAATACACCAAACCATGCCAAAATGGTTATTGGTTATGTAGGCACGGTGGATGACCGGTCTGATTATGATCTGTTGCAGCACCTTTTTACCCACATGCCCCATGCTGAATTTGTTTTTGTTGGCCGCACACTAAGCGAACGCGGCGAAGCCATACTAAAAAAATACCCCAACGTAAAGGTTGAAGGCCCTAAAGCACCTGAACAGCTCCCTGCTTACCTGCAAGCTTTTTCGGTTGGTATCATACCTTTTGTAAAGGACGATTTTACAAAGGGTATTTATCCCATGAAAATAAACGAGTACCTGGCCGCGGGGCTCCCTGTGGTAAGTACCAATTTTGGTGACATTGCTGATTTTAGCAACCTGATAAAAATAACCGACGACAAAGAAGCGTTTCTGCAATATGTATTAAGCGAAATGACTGAAGATACGCCCGAAAAACGGCAGGCGCGCTTAAAAACCGCCGAGAGTAACACATGGCATAAGCGTGCTGAAGAAATATCGGCCGTAATTGAACGGGTTGAAGAAGGGCTAAAATGA
- a CDS encoding DUF6249 domain-containing protein, whose protein sequence is MDAKFLIPILISLGLFAMIFGIYYIRNRERMAMIERGMDPRGYKVQPAPYQNLKWGLLLIGAGLGLFLAYLLDRTVFSNSQNENEAIYFGLIAIFGGLGLVLSYRIEKKELYDNDLNK, encoded by the coding sequence ATGGACGCAAAATTTTTAATTCCAATTTTAATTTCTCTGGGGCTTTTCGCAATGATCTTCGGGATCTATTATATCAGGAACCGCGAACGTATGGCAATGATAGAGCGGGGCATGGACCCACGCGGCTATAAAGTGCAACCTGCACCTTATCAAAACCTTAAATGGGGCTTATTACTAATTGGCGCAGGCCTGGGGCTGTTTTTAGCTTACCTGCTTGACCGTACCGTTTTTTCAAATTCACAAAACGAGAATGAAGCGATCTATTTTGGTTTAATAGCCATATTTGGCGGACTTGGCCTGGTGCTATCTTACCGTATTGAAAAGAAAGAACTTTACGACAACGACCTTAATAAATAA
- a CDS encoding RNA polymerase sigma factor: MQSKFSDIELIEQTLGGNQAAYADLVKRHQRFVFTLAMRFAKSREDAEEIAQDCFIKAYRSLSSFQQQSKFSTWLYSIVYTTAMTFLRKKRVDTASIDDDESYIQIESKPSGYDYNVENKSRSYYLNEAIQQLLPDDAAIITMFYKGEQSLEEISQATGIEANTVKVKLFRARQRLKERLERNLKHEVNELI, from the coding sequence ATGCAAAGCAAGTTTTCGGATATCGAACTAATTGAGCAAACCCTGGGTGGCAACCAAGCGGCCTACGCCGACCTGGTAAAGCGCCACCAGCGTTTTGTATTTACTTTGGCTATGCGTTTTGCAAAAAGCCGCGAGGATGCCGAAGAGATAGCACAGGATTGTTTTATAAAGGCATACCGGTCGTTATCTTCTTTTCAGCAGCAATCAAAATTCAGCACGTGGCTGTACAGTATTGTTTACACCACCGCCATGACTTTTTTGCGGAAAAAGCGGGTTGATACGGCTTCTATCGATGACGATGAAAGCTATATACAAATAGAGAGCAAGCCAAGCGGTTACGATTATAACGTTGAAAATAAGTCACGATCGTATTATTTGAATGAGGCTATACAACAATTATTGCCTGACGATGCCGCTATTATAACCATGTTTTACAAGGGTGAGCAATCGCTTGAAGAAATATCGCAGGCCACGGGGATAGAGGCCAACACGGTTAAGGTGAAACTATTTAGAGCCCGCCAGCGTTTGAAAGAAAGGCTGGAGCGTAATTTGAAACATGAAGTTAACGAATTGATATGA
- a CDS encoding DinB family protein: protein MISKPNSDEYPPYAAGYVNAVPEGADVLQLLADNQAFTYNLFHNMSEEQAMHAYADGKWTLKEVLGHMIDTERVFSFRAFVFSREDISLPGFDQETYVNSTDFNSRTMQSLAEEFRAVRQATLYLYRSFSAEQLGHSGVASGAVVKVAALVYITAGHEIYHLNIIKHRYL, encoded by the coding sequence ATGATAAGCAAGCCAAACTCTGACGAGTACCCGCCCTATGCAGCAGGATACGTGAACGCAGTGCCTGAAGGCGCCGATGTTTTGCAGCTGTTGGCCGATAATCAGGCGTTTACCTACAACCTGTTCCACAACATGAGTGAAGAGCAGGCCATGCATGCCTATGCTGATGGTAAATGGACATTAAAGGAAGTGCTTGGCCACATGATAGATACCGAAAGGGTATTCTCGTTCCGCGCCTTTGTTTTTTCGCGCGAGGATATATCCCTGCCCGGCTTTGACCAGGAGACCTATGTAAACAGCACCGACTTTAACAGCCGTACCATGCAAAGCCTTGCTGAAGAGTTTAGAGCGGTGCGCCAAGCCACCTTGTATTTGTACCGGTCATTCAGTGCTGAACAATTAGGGCATAGTGGTGTGGCCAGCGGCGCGGTGGTTAAAGTTGCTGCATTGGTATATATTACTGCCGGGCACGAAATATATCACCTTAATATTATAAAACATCGCTATTTATAA
- a CDS encoding methyltransferase domain-containing protein, producing the protein MSDNKLYVHYGCGQTAPQEWANFDVSPTLVIQNTPVVGFLLKKSLGQVFDKNVRYGDITKGLPGIKDNSVDGVYCSHVLEHMSLEHFRIALRNTYKMLKPGGIFRMIMPDLEVLVRDYINDKDVKHDPEASITLIKRMMMGVEVRPRSFKAVTKHLFGYLEHLWLWDWESTEKELRDAGFTNIRRCEFNDSADPMFKLVENPKRWELVVKFEAIK; encoded by the coding sequence ATGTCTGATAACAAACTGTATGTTCATTATGGTTGCGGCCAAACAGCTCCGCAGGAATGGGCTAATTTTGATGTGTCGCCAACGCTTGTTATTCAAAATACACCGGTTGTAGGTTTTTTGCTTAAAAAAAGCCTGGGTCAGGTATTTGATAAGAACGTTAGGTATGGCGATATTACAAAGGGTTTACCGGGCATAAAAGATAACAGCGTCGATGGGGTTTATTGTTCGCATGTATTAGAGCACATGTCGCTCGAGCATTTCAGAATAGCGCTGCGTAATACTTATAAAATGCTGAAACCGGGCGGCATATTCAGAATGATAATGCCCGACCTGGAGGTTTTGGTGCGCGATTATATCAACGATAAAGATGTAAAGCATGATCCTGAAGCGTCAATCACCCTCATCAAAAGAATGATGATGGGCGTTGAGGTTAGGCCGCGAAGCTTTAAAGCGGTTACCAAACATTTATTCGGATACCTTGAACACCTCTGGCTGTGGGATTGGGAATCGACAGAAAAAGAATTGCGCGACGCGGGTTTTACCAACATCCGCAGGTGCGAGTTTAACGACTCGGCCGACCCTATGTTCAAGCTGGTAGAAAACCCAAAACGATGGGAATTAGTTGTAAAGTTTGAAGCCATAAAATAA